In Arthrobacter sp. B3I9, the following are encoded in one genomic region:
- the glf gene encoding UDP-galactopyranose mutase, translating to MTVDLVIVGSGFFGLTIAEQAATELGLKVVVLDRRHHIGGNAYSEKEEQTGIEVHRYGAHLFHTSNDRVWEYVNRFTTFTNYVHKVYGVHKGEVYSLPINLATINQFFRANLTPGQARDLIKEQSGELAGTDPQNLNDKGIQLIGRPLYEAFIKHYTGKQWQTDPKDLPAGIISRLPVRYNYDNRYFNDKYEGLPTNGYTAWIEKMADHPNIDVRLNTDFFDETHEYSKNKVVGHIPVVYTGPVDRYFDYAEGDLSWRTIDFEEEVLDVGDFQGTSVVNYNDADVPYTRIIEPRHFHPEREYQTEKTVIMREFSRAAEKGDEPYYPINTSTDRERLLKYRDLAAAEQDVLFGGRLGTYKYLDMHMAIGSALTMFDNQIRPHFQSGTKLESGGVDA from the coding sequence GTGACCGTTGACCTTGTCATCGTAGGGTCGGGCTTTTTCGGCCTGACAATCGCAGAACAGGCCGCCACTGAGCTGGGCTTGAAGGTCGTTGTTCTCGACCGCCGCCACCACATCGGCGGCAATGCCTACAGCGAAAAGGAAGAGCAGACCGGCATCGAGGTGCACCGCTACGGTGCCCATCTTTTCCACACGTCCAACGACCGTGTGTGGGAGTACGTGAACCGGTTCACGACGTTCACCAATTACGTGCATAAGGTCTATGGCGTGCACAAGGGCGAGGTTTACTCGCTGCCTATCAACCTGGCGACCATCAACCAGTTCTTCCGGGCCAACCTCACCCCCGGGCAGGCGCGGGACCTCATTAAGGAACAATCCGGTGAACTGGCCGGGACGGATCCGCAGAACCTGAACGACAAGGGCATCCAGCTCATCGGCCGCCCGCTCTACGAGGCGTTCATCAAGCACTACACGGGCAAGCAGTGGCAGACGGATCCCAAGGACCTCCCGGCCGGGATCATCTCCCGACTTCCCGTGCGATACAACTACGACAACCGGTATTTCAACGACAAGTACGAAGGCCTGCCGACGAACGGCTACACGGCCTGGATCGAAAAGATGGCGGACCATCCCAACATCGACGTCAGGCTCAACACCGACTTCTTCGACGAAACCCACGAGTACAGCAAGAACAAGGTCGTGGGCCACATCCCCGTTGTCTACACCGGCCCCGTGGACCGGTACTTTGACTACGCCGAGGGCGACCTCTCCTGGCGCACTATCGACTTCGAGGAGGAAGTCCTGGACGTCGGCGACTTCCAGGGAACCTCCGTGGTGAACTACAATGACGCCGATGTCCCGTACACCCGGATCATCGAGCCGCGCCATTTCCACCCCGAACGCGAGTACCAGACGGAAAAGACCGTCATCATGCGCGAATTCTCGCGGGCCGCGGAGAAGGGCGACGAACCCTATTACCCGATCAACACGTCCACGGACCGGGAACGCCTGCTGAAGTACCGCGACCTGGCGGCCGCTGAGCAGGATGTCCTCTTCGGCGGGCGGCTCGGCACTTACAAGTACTTGGACATGCACATGGCCATCGGCTCGGCGCTGACCATGTTCGACAACCAGATCCGGCCGCACTTCCAGAGCGGCACCAAGCTCGAGAGCGGGGGAGTCGACGCATGA
- a CDS encoding ABC transporter substrate-binding protein: protein MNLKHVFGTTEIRSEPKRIATLGVASNDTCLALGVIPVAMSLSKAQPNGSTPWFDFSWKKFGVELPLLLDESKGLPTDDLRGLQPDLILAVNSKLTRSEYEDLSKIAPVVAFPDRALATDWRTSLALIGEALGRSSEAARIRTETEKAISAELGSYPDLAGTRFLYAKVSAAPGADFEIFGDASNPVRILREFGLQPAAALSQVAAQGRAVGTSSSGPETYAWPQERAASLDSDIAVFSVVREEATEVKGNGTLREVPAYKANNYVFADSKDSGLALETGSCLSVQWLSRTMVPELARAAYGAKHGA from the coding sequence GTGAATCTCAAGCATGTGTTCGGTACTACCGAGATCCGGAGTGAGCCAAAGCGAATCGCGACGCTCGGCGTGGCCAGCAACGACACATGCCTCGCTCTGGGTGTCATCCCGGTCGCGATGTCGTTGTCCAAGGCCCAGCCCAATGGCTCCACCCCGTGGTTCGACTTCAGCTGGAAGAAGTTCGGAGTGGAGTTGCCACTGCTGCTCGACGAGTCCAAGGGACTTCCCACCGACGACCTCCGCGGGTTGCAGCCGGATCTGATCCTTGCTGTCAATTCCAAGCTGACGCGCAGCGAATACGAGGATCTGTCGAAGATCGCCCCTGTCGTTGCGTTCCCGGACAGGGCGTTGGCGACCGACTGGCGCACCTCCCTTGCCCTGATCGGAGAAGCGCTGGGACGTTCGTCCGAAGCGGCCAGGATCCGGACGGAAACAGAAAAGGCCATATCTGCAGAGCTGGGCAGCTATCCTGACCTGGCCGGAACGAGGTTCCTGTATGCCAAGGTGAGTGCGGCTCCTGGTGCCGACTTCGAAATTTTCGGGGACGCCTCCAACCCGGTGCGGATTCTGCGGGAGTTTGGACTTCAGCCTGCGGCGGCGCTTTCGCAGGTCGCTGCCCAGGGACGCGCCGTTGGCACTTCGTCGAGCGGGCCTGAGACGTACGCCTGGCCGCAGGAGCGCGCTGCGTCGTTGGACAGCGACATCGCAGTGTTTTCCGTCGTCCGCGAAGAGGCCACCGAGGTCAAAGGCAACGGCACGCTGAGGGAGGTGCCGGCCTACAAGGCCAACAACTATGTGTTCGCGGACTCCAAGGACAGCGGGCTGGCGCTCGAGACGGGGTCCTGCCTTTCCGTTCAGTGGCTCTCCAGGACGATGGTCCCGGAGCTCGCCAGGGCCGCGTATGGGGCAAAGCACGGTGCTTAG
- a CDS encoding glycosyltransferase yields the protein MTGSAATSTWSTLQRVILPSADSSDTISLYVDAGTASGIRLRENDELARTPKLPEEKLQMFSSGGREAHFEDLLSRSSMRVRSGEQISFGTYFNAFPASYWRRWTSVRDIRLVVKTKGSGTVSVFKSNARGSVQRVDGRHVEGAATSVFELSLKPFGDGGWYWFDLAASSQELLLESGQWEAPGPDAVHGEVTIQITTMNKPDFCLNNARILAENPDVLTSVKEILIVDQGTVKVEHQEDFADVKASLGGKLRVINQANLGGSGGFARGMYEAVENGSDYVLLLDDDIVVEPESILRLRTFADHCRRPTIVGGHMFDLYNRSVLHTFGEVVDPYRIVPAVPHADMDVRHDFSIANLRQTAWLHRRVDVDYNGWWMCLIPTKVIKEIGLSLPLFIKWDDSEYGLRAREAGIATVSMPGAAVWHVSWMDKDDLVGWQAYFHARNRLITTLIHSPYPKGGRVLRESVQSDVKHLVSMQYFTEHGRIEALRDILKGPEGLHDVLATKLPEINALKARYSDAEVKEDVDDFPAPKLGRGPMGGNVVAMPSKKEIVPWGIKTVARQLIKAPGPESAQRPQGFLAHRDNRWFRVAHYDSVVVSNAEGTGASWYQRDPKKLRSMLTEATGLHLQLFRNWEKLAEQYRAAVPKISSMDAWKKTFEANSEDGS from the coding sequence ATGACGGGCTCTGCAGCGACGTCCACCTGGAGTACTCTTCAGCGGGTGATCCTTCCGTCCGCGGATTCATCGGACACCATCTCCCTCTACGTGGACGCAGGAACGGCCAGCGGCATCCGGCTGCGCGAGAACGACGAGCTTGCCCGTACGCCGAAGCTGCCCGAAGAAAAGCTGCAGATGTTCAGCTCCGGCGGCCGCGAAGCCCACTTTGAAGATCTCCTGAGCAGAAGCTCCATGCGGGTTCGCTCCGGCGAGCAGATCTCCTTTGGCACGTACTTCAATGCCTTTCCCGCCAGCTACTGGCGGCGGTGGACCTCGGTCCGGGACATCCGGCTGGTCGTTAAAACCAAGGGTTCCGGGACTGTCTCGGTGTTCAAATCCAATGCCCGGGGATCTGTCCAGAGGGTGGACGGCAGGCATGTGGAAGGCGCCGCAACCTCCGTTTTCGAACTGTCATTAAAGCCGTTCGGCGACGGCGGGTGGTACTGGTTCGACCTCGCGGCCAGCTCCCAGGAACTGCTGCTGGAGAGCGGGCAGTGGGAGGCGCCCGGTCCGGACGCGGTCCACGGCGAGGTGACCATCCAGATCACCACGATGAACAAGCCCGACTTCTGCCTGAACAACGCCCGGATCCTGGCCGAAAATCCGGACGTCCTCACCAGCGTCAAAGAGATTCTCATTGTGGATCAGGGAACGGTGAAGGTCGAACACCAGGAAGATTTCGCGGACGTCAAGGCGTCCCTCGGCGGAAAGCTCCGGGTGATAAACCAGGCCAACCTCGGCGGGTCCGGCGGCTTTGCCCGCGGCATGTACGAGGCCGTCGAAAACGGCAGCGATTACGTGTTGCTGCTGGACGACGACATTGTGGTGGAGCCCGAAAGCATCCTCCGGCTGCGCACCTTTGCCGACCATTGCCGCAGGCCGACGATTGTCGGCGGCCACATGTTTGACCTCTACAACCGCAGCGTCCTGCACACCTTCGGCGAGGTCGTCGATCCTTACCGGATCGTTCCGGCAGTGCCGCACGCTGACATGGACGTCCGGCACGACTTCAGCATCGCCAACCTCCGGCAGACCGCGTGGCTGCACCGGCGCGTGGACGTCGACTACAACGGCTGGTGGATGTGCCTTATCCCCACCAAAGTCATCAAGGAGATCGGCCTCTCGCTGCCTCTGTTCATCAAATGGGACGATTCGGAGTACGGTCTACGCGCCCGTGAGGCGGGAATTGCCACGGTTTCGATGCCGGGCGCAGCCGTGTGGCACGTGTCGTGGATGGACAAGGACGACCTCGTCGGATGGCAGGCATACTTCCACGCGCGCAACAGGCTGATCACCACGCTGATCCACAGCCCGTACCCCAAAGGTGGGCGCGTCCTCCGGGAATCCGTCCAATCCGATGTCAAGCACCTGGTCTCGATGCAGTACTTCACCGAGCACGGCCGCATCGAGGCGCTGCGCGACATCCTGAAGGGCCCGGAGGGGCTGCACGATGTGCTGGCCACCAAGCTCCCCGAGATCAATGCGCTCAAAGCACGGTACAGCGACGCCGAAGTGAAGGAGGACGTTGACGACTTTCCGGCGCCAAAACTCGGCAGGGGCCCGATGGGCGGCAACGTCGTCGCGATGCCAAGCAAGAAAGAGATTGTGCCGTGGGGCATCAAGACGGTTGCCCGGCAACTGATCAAGGCACCCGGCCCTGAGAGCGCGCAGAGGCCCCAGGGATTCCTGGCGCACCGCGACAACCGCTGGTTCCGGGTGGCGCACTACGACAGCGTCGTGGTTTCCAACGCGGAAGGAACCGGAGCTTCCTGGTACCAGAGGGATCCGAAGAAACTCAGGTCCATGCTGACCGAGGCGACGGGCCTGCACCTGCAGCTGTTCCGGAACTGGGAGAAACTGGCCGAACAGTACCGGGCAGCCGTGCCTAAGATCAGCTCGATGGACGCGTGGAAAAAAACCTTCGAGGCAAACTCCGAAGATGGCAGCTAG
- a CDS encoding acyltransferase family protein: protein MTAGAVTTRAAQRRAEATNSTRKDIQALRALAVGLVVLNHLWPTRLTGGYVGVDVFFVISGYLISKHVLGELERTGSIRLGTFYSRRIKRLLPAAMVVAVVALIAAWIILPFSRWLAVAQETMAAMLYVENWMLAAKSVNYSAHNNAASTVQHYWSLSVEEQFYLLWPVLFMVLFVLASRLGLPRRSTLAAGVALTSAAALGFCIWVTYAERSQAYFVTPARVWEFGAGALIAVGGAQALARIRLALPSAHLALSGIAQWLGYGMIAYSALAYNEQTYFPGFAAALPVAGTLLVIASGPDCPAWSPNAVLAVRPVQFVGDVSYSLYLWHWPLIVLAPTVLSRNLGTVDKVGILVVAVVLSYVSKALIEDPGRTRLLRGAKPGRVVAAMAASVVLVCALCGGLLLALGQAEDAEAAQLRGLAGQPCYGARSLDPANNCEHPFGAAQVVNVGTDEAPWFDARECSDAENPIVVQNRKLLFDCDFTGGAATTATVWLVGDSHAEQWKAAVFELARLHKWKIKESLLGGCPFIDAKRVAFMGIPSTEPQLQQRCLEWSKEVSQRIVKERPDMVFTSAFGAGEQIEDGTGRPQSEQYQEGVTERFREWTQAGTEIYVIRDTPLTLNRSGPDCVALNPENPVACANARAEALVRDPVADAVRGMASPKIKILDLSDQFCNEQSCHAVIGGLHVYYDTDHVSRSYIKSLVPVLAERFNEARR, encoded by the coding sequence GTGACCGCCGGGGCCGTGACCACGAGGGCGGCGCAACGCCGGGCCGAAGCAACCAACAGCACCCGGAAGGACATCCAGGCCCTGCGCGCGCTGGCCGTGGGACTGGTGGTCCTCAACCACCTGTGGCCGACGCGGCTGACCGGCGGGTATGTTGGCGTAGACGTCTTCTTCGTCATCTCGGGTTACTTGATCTCGAAGCACGTCCTGGGTGAGTTGGAGCGAACCGGCAGCATCCGGCTCGGAACGTTCTATTCGCGGCGCATCAAACGGCTGCTGCCGGCGGCCATGGTCGTGGCGGTAGTCGCGCTGATTGCCGCTTGGATCATCCTGCCGTTCTCCCGGTGGCTTGCGGTTGCCCAGGAGACCATGGCCGCCATGCTGTATGTCGAGAACTGGATGCTGGCAGCCAAGTCGGTGAATTATTCGGCTCACAACAATGCCGCGTCCACGGTCCAGCATTATTGGTCGCTTTCCGTCGAGGAACAGTTTTACCTGTTGTGGCCGGTGCTGTTCATGGTGCTGTTCGTACTCGCCTCCCGGTTGGGGCTGCCTCGCAGGTCAACACTGGCTGCGGGAGTGGCCCTAACGAGCGCCGCTGCGCTGGGGTTCTGCATCTGGGTCACGTACGCAGAAAGAAGCCAAGCGTACTTTGTCACGCCCGCCCGGGTCTGGGAGTTCGGGGCCGGTGCCTTGATCGCCGTTGGCGGAGCGCAGGCCTTGGCGAGGATCCGCCTCGCGCTTCCGAGTGCCCATCTGGCGCTTTCCGGGATCGCCCAGTGGCTCGGGTATGGCATGATCGCCTACTCAGCCCTGGCCTACAACGAGCAGACATATTTCCCGGGCTTCGCGGCGGCGCTGCCGGTTGCGGGAACGCTTTTGGTGATCGCGTCGGGCCCGGACTGCCCGGCCTGGTCGCCCAATGCCGTACTCGCCGTCAGACCGGTTCAATTCGTCGGTGACGTGTCCTATTCCCTCTACCTGTGGCACTGGCCGCTTATTGTCCTGGCACCGACCGTCCTGAGCCGGAACCTGGGGACAGTGGACAAGGTGGGCATACTCGTCGTCGCCGTCGTACTGTCGTATGTCTCCAAAGCGCTTATTGAGGACCCCGGCCGCACCCGGCTCCTTCGCGGGGCGAAACCGGGCCGGGTCGTAGCGGCCATGGCCGCGTCTGTGGTCCTGGTCTGCGCACTTTGCGGTGGGCTCTTGCTCGCTCTTGGGCAAGCCGAGGATGCGGAGGCGGCCCAGTTGCGCGGTCTCGCCGGGCAGCCATGCTACGGCGCGCGGAGCCTTGACCCGGCGAATAACTGTGAGCATCCATTCGGGGCCGCGCAGGTGGTGAACGTAGGAACCGACGAAGCGCCGTGGTTTGACGCTCGCGAATGTTCCGACGCGGAAAATCCGATCGTCGTCCAGAACCGAAAACTGCTTTTCGACTGCGATTTCACTGGAGGCGCGGCGACTACAGCCACTGTTTGGCTCGTGGGGGACTCCCACGCCGAACAGTGGAAGGCCGCGGTCTTCGAGCTCGCCCGGCTCCACAAATGGAAGATCAAGGAATCCCTGTTGGGGGGTTGCCCGTTCATCGACGCTAAACGGGTTGCGTTCATGGGGATCCCCAGCACGGAACCGCAGCTCCAGCAGCGTTGCCTGGAGTGGAGCAAGGAAGTCTCACAGCGGATCGTGAAGGAGAGGCCCGATATGGTCTTCACCTCGGCTTTCGGGGCGGGGGAGCAGATCGAGGACGGCACCGGTCGACCGCAGAGTGAGCAGTACCAGGAAGGCGTCACTGAACGCTTCAGGGAGTGGACCCAGGCCGGGACAGAGATCTACGTCATAAGGGACACGCCCCTCACCCTAAACCGCAGCGGGCCAGACTGCGTGGCGCTGAACCCGGAAAACCCGGTGGCCTGCGCGAACGCCCGTGCTGAGGCCCTCGTGCGGGACCCCGTTGCGGATGCGGTCCGCGGCATGGCGAGCCCGAAGATAAAGATCCTGGACCTGTCGGACCAGTTCTGCAACGAACAGAGCTGCCACGCCGTTATTGGTGGGCTGCACGTGTACTACGACACGGACCATGTCTCGCGGAGCTACATCAAGTCACTGGTGCCGGTGCTTGCCGAGCGGTTCAACGAAGCACGGCGGTAG
- a CDS encoding ABC transporter ATP-binding protein, whose protein sequence is MTSEKTMLGQVAISCIGIRKQFVLRHTRSLKEAVVWLVKGRKGDLSKKFLALKDVSLEVKQGETVALLGLNGSGKSTLLKLISGVLQPDGGTVRTRGRVAGLIEVGAGFHHDLSGRDNVYLNGAILGMTEQQIDEKFDSIVEFSEIGEFIDTEVKFYSSGMYLRLAFSIAVHTDPEVFLIDEILAVGDEPFQRKCIAKIKELAAKGKTLFVVSHDLDLVATVCERGVLLEHGRVVMDGPVDEVVAELRQRSAKIG, encoded by the coding sequence ATGACGTCGGAGAAGACGATGCTGGGCCAGGTGGCCATCAGCTGCATCGGGATACGCAAGCAGTTCGTTTTGCGCCACACCCGCTCCCTCAAGGAGGCCGTGGTGTGGCTGGTCAAGGGCAGGAAAGGCGACTTGTCGAAGAAGTTCCTGGCCCTGAAAGATGTCTCCCTTGAAGTCAAGCAGGGGGAGACGGTCGCGCTTTTGGGCCTGAACGGATCGGGAAAGTCGACGCTCCTGAAGCTTATTTCCGGAGTGCTGCAGCCCGACGGTGGAACGGTGCGCACCCGGGGGCGCGTAGCGGGCCTGATCGAGGTCGGAGCTGGTTTCCACCACGACCTCAGTGGGCGTGACAACGTTTACCTGAACGGCGCCATCCTCGGAATGACCGAGCAGCAGATCGATGAGAAATTCGACTCAATCGTGGAGTTCTCGGAAATCGGGGAGTTCATCGACACGGAAGTGAAGTTTTATTCGTCGGGTATGTACTTACGGTTGGCCTTTTCGATCGCCGTGCACACCGATCCGGAGGTGTTCCTCATCGACGAAATTCTCGCCGTCGGGGACGAACCCTTCCAGCGAAAGTGCATCGCAAAAATTAAAGAACTGGCAGCCAAGGGCAAAACGCTCTTCGTGGTAAGCCACGACCTGGACCTGGTGGCCACTGTCTGCGAGCGGGGTGTGCTCCTTGAGCATGGCCGTGTCGTCATGGACGGCCCAGTCGATGAGGTCGTGGCCGAACTTAGGCAGCGATCCGCGAAAATCGGCTGA
- a CDS encoding DUF6541 family protein — translation MQWLNAVPAIVIAFTVLMGPGIVLAWALRARGFALCAFAPLFSVSLVVVAALACPLLNVPWSVVPVLVLTVVASATAFAVSRRGRASWTPPRGAGSRFVFALLGTVLAAVLIGARLIYVFGSPESISQTYDNIFHLNAVQYILHTQQASSLTVGGMTGIPFYPSGWHAVVSLTAQLSGASIPVAVNATNLVIGAVVWPLSCILLCQQVLGQSRVAAVLAGVISTGFGAFPLMMVDFGVLYPNLLSISLLPALLALGVQVLRLSAVQDFPPLARALALLIALPGISFAHPSTVMAFFAFLTPAVVLVFVKSCRGWRATWQVARKRAVLWSVALGAGFGVLVLAWQTVRPLAEAAFWPPIQSPLGALFELATNSEMNRPPAIVVSICMAVGLLAMLRRRDLWWALGMFGMACALFLVVSSFRPGRLRDFVTAIWYNDSYRLAALVPTAAVLVATFGAHWIVRRVQRYVADRKARAARPGGAGQTPRWLGAVTIGAVLLLSQVGGVQYATDKARVSYELRDDSPLITTDEMAVLQDMQRLVPEDAVVAANAWNGSALAYALSDRRTIQLHVLSSSFTLNDKIVLDSLREAGTNPEVCGAVRALNVTYVLDFGGQEINNGSHPAPGLADLEHSGVATLLSRHGDAKLFSFDGC, via the coding sequence TTGCAGTGGCTTAACGCCGTGCCCGCCATCGTGATCGCGTTCACCGTGCTGATGGGTCCCGGAATTGTTTTGGCATGGGCCCTGAGGGCCCGAGGATTCGCCCTTTGCGCTTTTGCGCCGCTCTTCTCCGTGTCGCTGGTCGTGGTGGCAGCCCTCGCTTGCCCCCTTCTCAACGTTCCGTGGTCGGTAGTGCCTGTCTTAGTCCTTACCGTCGTCGCTTCCGCGACGGCGTTCGCGGTCTCGCGGCGTGGCCGGGCATCCTGGACCCCTCCGCGCGGTGCAGGTTCCCGGTTCGTATTTGCCCTGCTGGGGACTGTGCTGGCGGCCGTACTCATTGGTGCGCGGCTGATTTACGTGTTCGGTTCTCCCGAAAGCATTTCGCAGACCTACGACAACATCTTCCACCTGAATGCCGTCCAGTACATTCTGCACACGCAGCAGGCTTCGTCGCTGACGGTTGGCGGCATGACGGGAATTCCGTTTTATCCTTCCGGGTGGCATGCCGTGGTGTCCTTGACGGCCCAGCTGTCCGGGGCCAGCATCCCTGTGGCGGTCAACGCGACCAACCTGGTGATTGGCGCCGTTGTATGGCCTCTGTCCTGCATCCTGCTCTGTCAGCAGGTGCTCGGGCAGTCAAGGGTGGCGGCCGTCCTGGCTGGCGTCATCTCAACCGGATTCGGTGCGTTCCCGCTCATGATGGTCGACTTCGGTGTGCTTTATCCGAATCTGCTGTCCATTTCGCTGCTCCCGGCGCTGCTGGCCCTGGGCGTCCAAGTGCTGAGATTGTCCGCGGTCCAGGACTTCCCTCCGCTGGCGCGTGCACTGGCCCTCTTGATAGCCCTCCCAGGAATTTCCTTTGCGCATCCCAGCACGGTCATGGCGTTCTTCGCCTTCCTGACGCCGGCGGTCGTCCTGGTCTTTGTGAAGTCCTGCCGCGGTTGGCGTGCAACGTGGCAGGTGGCCAGGAAAAGGGCGGTGCTGTGGAGCGTTGCCCTCGGGGCAGGCTTTGGGGTTCTCGTTTTGGCGTGGCAGACCGTACGGCCCCTAGCCGAAGCTGCATTCTGGCCGCCGATCCAGTCGCCCCTCGGTGCGTTGTTCGAGCTCGCGACCAATTCGGAAATGAACCGGCCTCCCGCCATTGTGGTTTCCATTTGCATGGCCGTCGGACTGCTCGCAATGCTGAGGCGACGGGATCTGTGGTGGGCGCTTGGAATGTTCGGAATGGCTTGCGCACTCTTCCTTGTCGTCTCATCGTTCCGGCCGGGCCGCCTCCGGGACTTCGTGACGGCCATCTGGTACAACGACAGCTACCGGCTGGCCGCATTGGTTCCCACGGCGGCTGTGCTGGTCGCAACTTTTGGCGCTCACTGGATTGTCCGTCGGGTTCAGCGGTATGTCGCGGACCGGAAGGCGCGGGCGGCACGGCCGGGCGGGGCCGGGCAAACGCCCAGATGGCTCGGGGCCGTCACCATTGGAGCAGTCCTGCTGCTTAGCCAGGTCGGCGGCGTTCAGTACGCCACGGATAAGGCGCGCGTCAGCTACGAACTCCGGGATGACTCGCCGCTTATCACAACGGATGAGATGGCAGTTCTGCAAGACATGCAACGCCTTGTGCCTGAAGACGCCGTGGTGGCGGCAAACGCATGGAATGGCAGTGCTCTTGCGTATGCCTTGTCGGACCGGCGAACCATTCAGTTGCACGTCCTCAGCAGCAGCTTCACCCTCAACGACAAGATAGTGCTGGACAGCTTGCGGGAGGCCGGCACCAATCCGGAAGTCTGTGGCGCGGTTCGCGCACTGAACGTGACCTATGTCCTCGACTTCGGCGGCCAGGAGATCAACAACGGGTCCCATCCGGCCCCCGGCCTTGCGGATCTGGAGCACTCAGGCGTTGCAACGCTGCTATCGCGGCACGGGGACGCCAAGCTCTTCAGCTTTGACGGGTGCTAG
- a CDS encoding ABC transporter permease, protein MATTEIDQLVTPGSGRGLLDVYRDRFLLKLLVRKEIKVRYRGSVLGLLWSYVKPLIQFLIYFVALGIFLNLQRGTPNYAIYLFAGIVLVNFFTESLSNATRSIVDNRDLIRKIYLPRELFPVATVWVSAAHFLPQLVVLVGACLIVGWTPSVLQLAAFFLVFLIVAVLATGLGLLFGAMNVYFRDSENIVDMIVMVVTWASPVLYIWSMVEQVMGPWYWIYQLNPMTVAVEVFHWVFWEPTLKTDQYVTGTMPPELLTLWLPVSIGITLVVLFIGQLTFRRLAVHFAQEL, encoded by the coding sequence ATGGCCACCACCGAGATTGACCAGCTTGTAACGCCGGGCAGCGGTCGCGGACTTCTGGACGTCTACCGGGACCGTTTCCTGCTGAAACTGCTGGTGCGCAAGGAAATCAAGGTACGGTACCGCGGCTCGGTGCTTGGGCTGCTGTGGTCCTACGTCAAACCGCTGATCCAGTTCCTGATCTATTTTGTGGCACTGGGCATTTTCCTGAACCTCCAGCGGGGAACGCCGAACTACGCAATTTACCTGTTCGCAGGCATCGTTCTGGTGAACTTCTTTACGGAGTCGCTGTCCAACGCTACGCGCTCCATCGTGGACAACCGTGATCTGATTCGAAAGATCTACCTTCCGCGGGAGCTTTTTCCGGTCGCGACAGTCTGGGTTTCCGCGGCCCATTTCCTACCGCAGCTGGTCGTTCTCGTCGGAGCGTGCCTCATCGTGGGGTGGACGCCGTCGGTGCTCCAGCTGGCCGCCTTCTTCCTCGTTTTTCTGATCGTGGCGGTTCTCGCTACTGGGTTGGGACTCCTGTTCGGGGCGATGAACGTCTATTTCCGTGATTCGGAAAACATCGTGGACATGATCGTCATGGTCGTCACCTGGGCTTCTCCCGTGCTCTACATCTGGTCCATGGTCGAGCAGGTTATGGGACCCTGGTACTGGATTTACCAGCTCAATCCGATGACGGTCGCCGTCGAGGTCTTCCACTGGGTGTTCTGGGAACCGACGCTTAAGACCGACCAGTACGTGACCGGAACGATGCCCCCGGAGTTGCTCACGCTCTGGCTTCCTGTGTCCATCGGCATCACCCTCGTCGTGCTGTTTATCGGCCAGCTGACGTTCCGCCGGCTCGCCGTCCACTTCGCTCAGGAGCTTTGA